The Phreatobacter oligotrophus genome includes a region encoding these proteins:
- a CDS encoding AI-2E family transporter, with amino-acid sequence MTLQRQVGFWIGGLAVLALALYVLRGILLPFVAGLALAYFLDPFVSRLERLRVPRVVGALAVIGTFVVVFIVLMLLIVPVLATQLTAFVARLPSYVVQLQALATEQNREWLQRVLGDRLPDVSRSVAELVTQSTGWIASFVQQSLWAGGATFIYLFGLAVITPVVAFYLLKDWTRMMDKVDSWLPLPHKETILGLMREMNIAMAGFVRGQATVCLVLMIYYGMALSGAGLNFGLLIGLGTGFLSFIPYVGSITGLMFAAGVAIVQFWPDWTMVFVILAIFGIGVFFESYVLYPNLVGESVGLHPVWLMFALFAFGALFGFAGLMLAVPLAASIGVLTRFAIRQYLASPLYTGVTRPEPLGGPARPER; translated from the coding sequence GTGACGCTCCAGAGACAGGTCGGCTTCTGGATCGGCGGCCTCGCCGTGCTGGCGCTGGCCCTCTACGTGCTGCGCGGCATTCTCCTGCCTTTCGTCGCGGGCCTCGCGCTCGCCTATTTCCTCGATCCTTTCGTCAGCCGGCTCGAGCGCCTGCGGGTGCCGCGGGTCGTCGGCGCGCTGGCTGTCATCGGCACCTTCGTCGTCGTCTTCATCGTGCTGATGCTGCTGATCGTGCCGGTGCTCGCGACGCAGCTCACCGCCTTCGTGGCGCGGCTGCCGAGCTATGTCGTGCAATTGCAGGCGCTGGCCACCGAGCAGAACCGCGAATGGCTGCAGCGGGTCCTCGGCGACCGGCTGCCCGACGTCTCCCGCAGCGTTGCCGAACTCGTGACGCAGTCGACGGGCTGGATCGCCAGCTTCGTCCAGCAGAGCTTGTGGGCGGGCGGCGCGACCTTCATCTATCTCTTCGGCCTCGCCGTGATCACGCCCGTCGTCGCCTTCTACCTGCTGAAGGACTGGACGCGGATGATGGACAAGGTCGATTCCTGGCTGCCGCTGCCCCACAAGGAGACGATCCTCGGCCTGATGCGCGAGATGAACATCGCCATGGCGGGTTTCGTGCGCGGGCAGGCCACGGTCTGCCTCGTGCTGATGATCTATTACGGCATGGCCCTGAGCGGCGCGGGCCTGAATTTCGGCCTGCTGATCGGGCTCGGCACCGGGTTCCTCAGCTTCATCCCCTATGTCGGCTCGATCACCGGCCTGATGTTCGCCGCGGGCGTCGCCATCGTCCAGTTCTGGCCAGACTGGACCATGGTCTTCGTCATCCTTGCCATTTTCGGCATCGGCGTCTTCTTCGAGTCCTACGTGCTCTACCCGAACCTCGTGGGTGAATCGGTCGGCCTGCATCCGGTCTGGCTGATGTTCGCCCTCTTCGCCTTCGGCGCCCTGTTCGGCTTTGCCGGGCTGATGCTCGCCGTGCCGCTCGCCGCCTCCATCGGCGTCTTGACGCGGTTCGCCATCAGGCAATACCTCGCGAGCCCGCTCTATACGGGCGTCACGCGGCCAGAGCCGCTTGGAGGTCCGGCACGTCCGGAGAGGTGA
- a CDS encoding alpha/beta fold hydrolase, producing the protein MSGAGGMEGVQGGFTSRFVTSSDGLKLHARLYGQPVSGRLPVLCLPGLSRNAGDFDVVARALAAERQVVALDYRGRGLSDRDPNWQNYALPVELNDLLAVTTVLGLERAVFLGTSRGGLLTMLTTAARPTLIAGAILNDIGPVIDGAGLARIKSYLGRLPGPANWDEAVTLLKTISQSRFPALTDEDWRRQAGSIWMEREGRLEAAFDPALAKTLEAVNFDQPLPTLWPQFDGLGAVPVMVIRGANSDILSEGTVAAMAARRPDLDILTVPGQGHAPLLNDAPSITRIQAFVRRCDAA; encoded by the coding sequence GTGAGCGGGGCAGGGGGCATGGAGGGCGTCCAGGGCGGTTTCACCAGCCGTTTCGTCACGTCCTCCGATGGACTGAAGCTCCATGCCCGCCTCTATGGGCAGCCGGTCAGTGGCCGGCTGCCGGTGCTGTGCCTGCCGGGCCTGTCGCGCAATGCCGGTGATTTCGACGTGGTGGCGCGGGCGCTTGCTGCCGAGCGGCAGGTGGTCGCGCTGGATTATCGCGGGCGCGGCCTCTCGGACCGCGATCCGAACTGGCAGAACTATGCGCTGCCCGTCGAGCTGAACGACCTGCTCGCCGTCACCACGGTGCTGGGCCTCGAGCGGGCCGTGTTCCTCGGCACCTCGCGGGGCGGGCTCCTCACCATGCTCACCACGGCGGCGCGGCCGACCCTCATCGCCGGCGCCATCCTCAATGACATCGGCCCGGTCATCGACGGGGCGGGCCTTGCCCGCATCAAGAGCTATCTCGGCCGCCTGCCGGGCCCGGCCAACTGGGACGAGGCGGTGACGCTGCTCAAGACCATCTCGCAGTCACGCTTTCCCGCGCTCACCGACGAGGACTGGCGGCGCCAGGCCGGCAGCATCTGGATGGAGCGCGAGGGCAGGCTGGAAGCCGCCTTCGATCCGGCGCTGGCCAAGACCCTGGAAGCGGTAAACTTCGACCAGCCGCTGCCGACCCTCTGGCCGCAGTTCGACGGACTGGGTGCCGTGCCGGTCATGGTCATCCGCGGGGCCAATTCCGACATCCTGTCGGAGGGCACCGTCGCCGCCATGGCGGCGCGGCGGCCGGACCTCGACATCCTCACCGTGCCGGGGCAGGGCCACGCACCGCTTCTGAACGACGCGCCGTCGATCACCCGCATCCAGGCCTTCGTGCGGCGCTGCGACGCGGCCTGA
- a CDS encoding CDP-alcohol phosphatidyltransferase family protein — translation MNIPNLLTLLRILLVPIVVWAIAQKQMEIALAAFVVAGVTDAVDGYIAKHFNQQTELGAYLDPLADKALIVSIYVSLAIFGFIPPWVAILVVSRDIMIVGAVVLATLMEKPLTIQPLMVSKANTAAQIIFAALVLAAQGLKIDLGWAIMIAMYAVAGLTLASAAAYMVGWTRHMST, via the coding sequence GTGAACATTCCGAATCTTCTCACGCTGCTGCGCATCCTGCTGGTGCCGATCGTCGTCTGGGCGATCGCCCAGAAGCAGATGGAAATCGCCCTCGCGGCCTTTGTCGTGGCCGGCGTGACGGATGCGGTCGACGGCTATATCGCCAAGCACTTCAACCAGCAGACCGAGCTCGGCGCCTATCTCGATCCGCTCGCCGACAAGGCGCTGATCGTCTCGATCTACGTCTCCCTCGCCATTTTCGGCTTCATTCCGCCCTGGGTGGCGATCCTCGTCGTCTCCCGCGACATCATGATCGTCGGCGCCGTGGTGCTGGCGACGCTGATGGAAAAGCCGCTCACCATCCAGCCACTGATGGTCTCGAAGGCCAACACGGCCGCGCAGATCATCTTCGCCGCGCTGGTCCTCGCCGCCCAGGGGCTCAAGATCGACCTCGGATGGGCCATCATGATCGCCATGTACGCGGTCGCCGGCCTCACCCTGGCGTCAGCCGCCGCCTACATGGTCGGCTGGACCCGGCACATGTCGACCTGA